A genomic region of Anopheles coustani chromosome 3, idAnoCousDA_361_x.2, whole genome shotgun sequence contains the following coding sequences:
- the LOC131271811 gene encoding THAP domain-containing protein 11-like has protein sequence MEKSRSTGLKKLCSYHGCLNNSVDNTNLTFFAFPKDEARRGVWLQNAGITLAAGDTKTARFLCEVHFSDIYLCRSQRRTLLLQTATPFVWTSTLESTADNFDPIESMASNNDHEQEDDNKEHFETIPVLDDSLEEDEPLDEVNSANDEWTMESQPVKLVPVTIARKRKNTIAKIVEMQAKVKKTVSPLSSIDKQPITIQMSDGTILRKARLVCAKIGQTQIQIPTASVEEHNSSVVFSPASKSVAKIRQNHTQSPIISVADNKPSGTIPASKPAAQKSPATSSTKSTELKADTYAEIKSNDELPVKQEQISEFIFKGEEYVQMPKAVYNKKLEVLNRKVAHYETIIQMMRDVMGQANDYNLLDS, from the exons ATGGAAAAATCACGCTCCACTGGCTTAAAAAAGCTCTGCAGCTACCATGGATGCTTGAATAACTCAGTGGACAATACTAATTTAACGTTTTTCGCCTTTCCAAAAGACGAAGCAAGGCGCGGTGTGTGGCTACAAAATGCGGGAATAACACTTGCTGCAGGAGATACCAAAACCGCTCGTTTTCTGTGTGAGGTCCACTTTTCCGACATCTACTTATGTCGCAGTCAAAGGCGTACTTTGCTGTTGCAGACCGCTACACCTTTTGTATGGACCAGTACGCTGGAGAGTACGGCAGACAATTTCGACCCAATAGAGTCGATGGCTTCTAACAATGATCATGAGCAAGAAGATGACAACAAGGAACACTTtgaaaccattccagtattgGACGATTCTCTTGAAGAAGATG AACCATTGGACGAAGTCAATTCAGCGAACGACGAGTGGACAATGGAATCTCAGCCAGTGAAATTGGTTCCGGTGACGATAGCCCGCAAGCGAAAGAATACTATCGCCAAAATTGTCGAAATGCAAGCGAAAGTAAAGAAAACTGTTTCTCCATTGTCTAGTATCGACAAGCAACCCATAACAATACAAATGAGCGATGGGACAATTTTACGCAAAGCACGATTGGTTTGTGCCAAAATCGGGCAAACCCAGATACAGATCCCAACTGCCAGTGTTGAAGAACATAACTCATCGGTGGTCTTTAGTCCAGCATCCAAATCAGTTGCTAAAATCCGTCAAAACCATACACAAAGCCCAATTATCAGTGTTGCAGATAATAAACCATCAGGAACCATCCCAGCTTCCAAACCAGCTGCTCAAAAGTCTCCAGCAACATCTTCAACAAAGTCTACCGAATTAAAGGCCGATACCTACGCGGAGATAAAGAGCAACGACGAACTGCCAGTGAAACAAGAGCAAATAAGCGAATTCATATTCAAAGGGGAAGAATACGTGCAAATGCCCAAAGCCGTGTACAACAAGAAACTGGAAGTATTAAACCGGAAAGTAGCCCATTACGAAACGATCATACAAATGATGCGTGACGTTATGGGTCAAGCAAATGATTACAATCTCCTCGACAGCTAA
- the LOC131271874 gene encoding histone-lysine N-methyltransferase Su(var)3-9-like isoform X1 — MSSADQQSSTATTGQPHLQQQDLSKLDITKLTPLSPEVISRQATINIGTIGHVAHGKSTVVKAISGVQTVRFKNELERNITIKLECLSKEQIDRLTTDPNAFNMYLQKIHERFKPLYKHATVKQEVDTVEASPVEQVEAQISKDTTDRKRKLSLDTSASETAQESPSKGELNRMKQAKIMDFFKMSPPEPTLMMTNGGNKEASPTRVNGMATPRKVGPDRHSLPIYLPTDNNERELPDDMQDETNAPKRSNRRKQTSLGGGSTSASTARTKPRPASQNRVRSVIRQKTSTSEEYKVEAILDVQLVANLPFFQIKWLGYPSESNTWEPLKNVADCTILDEFLIRELATLEAIVVKIQAEVKATPAYQQAIEAHEKGAKTMKEILSEYKEYDWNQLRADLIVMAKVRINKCKSKYTWDRIVHNMRCELSFVKRRDQLKELKRFEEEILRHEPTYKIIVENEQDLDAPPNNFTYLQTNIPGEGISIPNDPPWGCECNPCSIRSNCCGKMSDGRFAYSVKKRLLLQAGAPIFECNSKCSCGPDCHNRVVQKGGKCNLTVFKTSNGRGWGVRTNSVIYEGQYIAEYCGEVISYDEAEKRGREYDAVGRTYLFDLDFNGTDNPFTLDAARYGNVTRFFNHSCDPNCGIWSVWIDCLDPYLPRLAFFARRRIEVGEELTFNYHSQLGMNNSSLNSSNGGDCFNGIANANVSTGSNTSNSNVRNDQPQTECLCGSANCRKIIF, encoded by the exons ATGTCCTCTGCCGACCAGCAATCTTCCACTGCCACTACAGGGCAACCGCATCTACAGCAGCAGGACTTGTCGAAACTG GACATTACCAAGTTAACGCCGCTTTCACCGGAGGTAATTTCACGACAAGCTACGATCAATATTGGGACGATCGGACACGTAGCCCACGGCAAGTCGACAGTCGTAAAAGCCATCTCAGGTGTGCAGACGGTTCGATTCAAGAACGAATTAGAACGAAACATTACTATTAAGCTGG AATGTTTGTCCAAGGAGCAGATCGACAGACTGACGACCGATCCCAATGCGTTTAACATGTATCTGCAAAAGATACACGAACGCTTTAAGCCGCTATACAAACATGCTACCGTGAAGCAAGAAGTCGATACAGTTGAGGCTTCACCAGTAGAACAAGTGGAAGCACAAATCTCGAAGGATACTACCGACCGAAAGCGTAAACTATCGCTCGACACGAGTGCATCGGAAACGGCACAAGAAAGTCCATCCAAGGGTGAACTGAACAGAATGAAGCAGGCAAAAATTATGGACTTTTTCAAAATGTCCCCACCGGAGCCTACTTTGATGATGACAAATGGTGGAAACAAAGAGGCTTCCCCCACGCGCGTTAACGGAATGGCAACCCCACGGAAAGTTGGACCGGATCGCCATTCATTGCCCATTTATCTTCCTACAGATAACAACGAGCGGGAACTGCCGGACGACATGCAGGACGAAACGAACGCGCCGAAGCGTTCCaaccgaagaaaacaaacgtcacTGGGAGGAGGAAGTACAAGTGCTTCCACCGCCAGGACAAAACCCAGGCCGGCTAGCCAGAACCGTGTTAGAAGCGTGATTCGGCAGAAAACGTCAACATCGGAAGAATACAAGGTTGAGGCCATCTTGGACGTTCAGCTGGTGGCAAATTTGCCTTTCTTTCAAATCAAATGGTTGGGCTATCCATCAGAGTCCAACACATGGGAACCACTAAAAAACGTGGCCGACTGTACCATACTGGATGAGTTTTTGATTCGCGAACTTGCCACGTTGGAGGCAATAGTGGTTAAAATACAAGCGGAGGTAAAGGCAACCCCTGCCTATCAGCAGGCGATCGAAGCTCACGAAAAGGGAGCAAAAACAATGAAAGAAATATTGAGTGAGTACAAAGAGTACGACTGGAATCAGTTACGAGCGGATCTAATTGTGATGGCGAAGGTGCGGATAAATAAGTGTAAAAGTAAATACACCTGGGATCGAATCGTGCACAACATGCGCTGCGAGTTATCATTCGTCAAGCGTCGCGATCAGCTCAAGGAGTTGAAACGATTCGAGGAGGAAATTCTTCGTCATGAGCCGACGTACAAAATAATCGTCGAGAACGAACAAGATCTGGATGCCCCACCGAACAATTTTACGTACCTGCAGACAAACATTCCCGGCGAAGGGATCTCGATCCCGAACGATCCACCGTGGGGTTGTGAGTGTAATCCGTGTAGCATCCGAAGTAACTGCTGCGGCAAGATGTCCGACGGTCGGTTCGCCTACAGCGTCAAAAAACGACTGCTCCTGCAGGCCGGTGCACCGATTTTTGAGTGCAACTCCAAGTGCTCCTGCGGCCCCGACTGTCACAATCGGGTGGTGCAGAAAGGTGGCAAGTGTAATCTGACCGTGTTCAAAACGTCCAATGGGCGTGGCTGGGGTGTGCGAACAAACAGCGTCATTTACGAGGGCCAGTACATCGCAGAGTATTGCGGAGAAGTCATCTCGTATGACGAGGCGGAAAAGCGGGGCCGCGAGTATGATGCGGTCGGTCGCACCTATCTTTTTGACTTGGACTTCAACGGTACTGACAATCCGTTCACGCTGGATGCTGCTCGGTATGGGAATGTGACGCGTTTCTTTAACCATTCTTGTGACCCAAATTGCGGCATCTGGTCGGTGTGGATCGACTGCCTTGATCCGTATCTGCCGCGTTTGGCATTCTTTGCCCGCCGACGGATTGAGGTCGGTGAAGAACTCACCTTCAATTATCACTCGCAGCTTGGGATGAACAACAGTTCCTTAAACAGCTCGAATGGCGGAGATTGCTTTAATGGAATTGCCAATGCTAACGTCAGTACGGGTAGTAACACCAGCAACAGTAATGTACGGAATGATCAACCGCAAACCGAGTGCCTTTGCGGTAGTGCCAACTGTcgcaaaattatattttag
- the LOC131271874 gene encoding eukaryotic translation initiation factor 2 subunit 3-like isoform X2, with the protein MSSADQQSSTATTGQPHLQQQDLSKLDITKLTPLSPEVISRQATINIGTIGHVAHGKSTVVKAISGVQTVRFKNELERNITIKLGYANAKIYKCDNPKCLRPTCFTSGGSSKDDSFPCYRPACTGRFQLVRHVSFVDCPGHDILMATMLNGAAVMDAALLLIAGNESCPQPQTSEHLAAIEIMKLKHIIILQNKIDLVKDTQAKEQYDQIVKFVQGTVAEGAPIIPISAQLKYNIEVLCEYITKKIPIPPRNFIDPPRLIVIRSFDVNKPGCEVNDLKGGVAGGSILRGVLTVGQEIEVRPGLVSKDAEGRLTCKPIFSKIVSLYTEQNELQFAVPGGLIGVGTKIEPTLCRADRLVGQVLGAVGALPNIFIELEVSYYLLKRLLGVRTEGDKKGAKVQKLVRHEMLLVNIGSLSTGGRVVATRADLAKIALTNPVCTEKNEKIALSRRVENHWRLIGWGQIRGGTVIEPLKEN; encoded by the exons ATGTCCTCTGCCGACCAGCAATCTTCCACTGCCACTACAGGGCAACCGCATCTACAGCAGCAGGACTTGTCGAAACTG GACATTACCAAGTTAACGCCGCTTTCACCGGAGGTAATTTCACGACAAGCTACGATCAATATTGGGACGATCGGACACGTAGCCCACGGCAAGTCGACAGTCGTAAAAGCCATCTCAGGTGTGCAGACGGTTCGATTCAAGAACGAATTAGAACGAAACATTACTATTAAGCTGG GTTATGCGAATGCAAAGATATATAAATGTGACAACCCGAAATGCTTGCGACCGACGTGCTTTACGTCGGGTGGTTCGAGCAAGGACGACAGCTTCCCGTGCTACCGTCCGGCTTGTACCGGACGCTTCCAGCTGGTGCGCCACGTCAGCTTCGTCGATTGCCCCGGTCACGACATCCTTATGGCAACGATGTTGAACGGTGCAGCCGTCATGGACGCCGCCCTGCTGCTGATCGCCGGCAACGAATCTTGTCCGCAGCCCCAGACGTCCGAGCATTTGGCCGCCATCGAGATCATGAAGCTGAAGCACATCATCATCTTGCAGAATAAGATAGACCTCGTCAAGGACACGCAGGCGAAGGAGCAGTACGATCAGATCGTGAAGTTCGTGCAGGGCACGGTGGCGGAGGGTGCTCCGATCATTCCGATTTCGGCCCAGCTCAAGTACAACATCGAGGTGCTGTGCGAGTACATTACGAAGAAGATTCCCATCCCGCCTCGCAACTTTATTGATCCACCGCGACTGATCGTAATCCGCTCGTTCGACGTCAATAAGCCGGGTTGCGAGGTGAACGACCTGAAGGGTGGTGTTGCGGGTGGTTCGATTCTGCGCGGTGTCCTCACCGTCGGCCAGGAGATCGAGGTCCGGCCCGGACTGGTCAGCAAGGACGCGGAGGGACGGTTGACCTGCAAACCGATCTTCTCGAAGATTGTCTCGCTGTACACCGAGCAGAACGAGCTGCAGTTTGCCGTCCCTGGAGGGCTTATCGGTGTCGGTACCAAGATCGAACCGACACTGTGTCGTGCGGATCGTCTGGTCGGTCAGGTGCTCGGTGCCGTTGGTGCGCTACCGAACATCTTCATCGAGCTGGAAGTGTCGTATTATCTGCTGAAGCGTCTGCTCGGTGTGCGCACGGAGGGTGACAAGAAGGGCGCCAAGGTGCAGAAGCTCGTCCGGCATGAAATGCTGCTGGTCAACATCGGTTCACTGAGTACCGGCGGTCGGGTCGTTGCTACGCGTGCCGATTTGGCTAAGATTGCCCTCACCAACCCGGTGTGCACAGAGAAGAACGAAAAGATTGCTCTCAGCCGACGTGTGGAAAACCATTGGCG TTTGATTGGATGGGGACAAATTCGTGGTGGTACCGTTATCGAGCCATTGAAGGAAAAttaa
- the LOC131271804 gene encoding uncharacterized protein LOC131271804 encodes MSKAFVSLVFVGALVAIASANPYFAHNTPCPHKTCNKLQPLVPVERLPVPTVPVQVEVVNTSPSYRPASFLELVEIVLDCFNTLRIPLHRFPSYLTGIFPDDPETKCFLRCMAIKLGVYCDETGADLDRHCLQFGLGECCDNFVNRHLTCLQQNSGPCPDRCTAAYKQELCFQEPIAKYLDYHFQQLVGLLHQAKCSHNLPMLHP; translated from the coding sequence ATGAGCAAGGCATTCGTCAGCTTGGTTTTTGTGGGAGCCCTGGTGGCCATTGCCAGCGCCAACCCCTATTTTGCGCATAACACTCCCTGTCCGCATAAGACCTGCAACAAATTGCAACCGCTAGTGCCGGTGGAGCGCCTTCCGGTGCCGACGGTTCCGGTGCAGGTGGAGGTGGTCAACACCAGCCCGAGCTACCGTCCCGCCTCCTTCCTCGAGCTGGTCGAGATCGTGCTCGACTGCTTCAACACCCTGCGCATTCCGCTGCACCGGTTCCCATCCTACCTGACCGGTATCTTCCCGGACGATCCGGAAACCAAGTGCTTCCTGCGTTGTATGGCCATCAAGCTTGGCGTGTACTGCGACGAAACCGGTGCGGATCTCGACCGCCATTGCCTGCAGTTCGGTCTGGGCGAGTGCTGCGATAACTTCGTCAACCGGCATTTGACCTGCCTGCAGCAGAACTCCGGTCCCTGCCCGGACCGGTGCACGGCGGCGTACAAGCAGGAGCTGTGCTTCCAGGAGCCGATCGCCAAGTATCTGGACTACCACTTCCAGCAGCTCGTCGGACTGCTCCACCAGGCCAAGTGTAGCCACAACCTGCCAATGCTGCATCCTTAA
- the LOC131271882 gene encoding protein SET — translation MASTAKKVKKSSEALDDESEALEAVDSCQNEIDALNEKASEEILKVEQKYNALRKPYYQKRNEIIKRIPTFWVTAILNHPQISGILEEEEEECLQFLEKLVVEEFDDIKSGYRIQFYFDENPYFENKLLTKEFNLGSNGDSPSSTSTTIKWKPDRDLTTMLPKKTANTRRKRNLEYRTFFDWFTDNNDPINDDIAELIKDDLWPNPLQYYLVPDIEVEPEDDDDGEGCEEFGEEADEEEVDEVEDEEEKAS, via the exons ATGGCTTCAACGGCTAAAAAGGTTAAAAAGTCGTCCGAAGCTTTGGACGACGAGTCCGAGGCACTGGAAGCAGTGGACAGTTGCCAGAACGAAATAGACGCGCTGAACGAAAAGGCCAGCGAGGAAATTCTGAAGGTCGAGCAGAAGTATAATGCACTTCGAAAGCCGTACTACCAGAAGCGCAACGAAATTATCAAACGCATTCCAACGTTCTGGGTGACGGCCATTTTAAACCACCCGCAAATCTCGGGCATcttggaggaggaagaggaagaatgCCTACAGTTCCTCGAGAAACTGGTGGTAGAAGAGTTTGATGACATCAAGAGCGGGTATCGGATTCAGTTTTACTTCGATGAGAATccttattttgaaaacaagcTGCTTACGAAAGAGTTTAATCTAGGTTCTAATGGAG ACAGTCCCTCATCGACGAGCACCAcaataaaatggaaaccaGATCGCGATCTGACAACAATGCTCCCAAAGAAAACGGCCAACACACGCCGAAAACGCAATCTGGAATATCGCACGTTTTTCGACTGGTTCACCGACAATAATGATCCAATCAATGATGACATTGCCGAGCTGATCAAAGATGATCTATGGCCCAACCCGCTGCAGTACTATCTGGTGCCGGACATCGAAGTCGAACCAgaagacgacgatgatggGGAAGGCTGCGAAGAATTCGGCGAAGAAGCCGACGAGGAAGAAGTGGATGAGGTGGaggacgaagaagaaaaggcATCCTAG
- the LOC131271875 gene encoding uncharacterized protein LOC131271875, with protein MYQCRKFTRRNLLFLLMIGVIYLLLDHYFTAEEYGDNREKLVLIEESIKSLANQGACKMPSLPVDSPEMLSFLRDEQPVECGTELQDWVKCEKSICSIKPEVIKEKGKVTCDYADILRKSDYKLSFGETTRTSNSYTLRASDFVRAKCWTESRTERWQGVLIGIRQDETLRSRPSWNKESALNVLMLGFDSLSRNAFQRKLPKAYKYLTKYLGGDVLQGYNIVGDGTPQALIPLLTGFTELELPDTRRRMKNTEYVNVYPLIWKEYEKYGYVTAFNEDVPNIGTFSYRLNGFDEQPTDHYMRTYYVAIEAYLSYYKRLCIGSKPRHKVMLDYTRDFMESYRTAMPRFVFSFHGELSHDSINLVGVADTDLTNWLVDLKKSGILNSTILVLMSDHGNRFAEVRNTLQGKQEERLPFFSFTFPDWFKVQYRDQYDNFRQNLDRLVTPFDIHETLQDILTLQTLKTKQKPAVTRAISLFDVIPQNRSCADAYIEPHWCACLNWQTINDTASSEEVFRSAKTIVDTINHHTERHRGICTLLTLDEIRWAARLQPHEGLVRFKQNRDTDGFLGDFSSDAIRVAHDMYQVKLVTNPSKAIYEASVLHDRLNNRFRVKLGDISRINKYGEQANCIYDRDPEMRKFCYCKDSH; from the exons ATGTATCAGTGCCGCAAGTTTACTCGCAGGAATCTACTCTTCCTACTAATGATAGGGGTGATTTATCTTCTGCTCGATCATTACTTCACCGCGGAAGAGTATGGCGACAATAGGGAGAAACT TGTACTCATCGAAGAGTCGATTAAATCGCTCGCTAATCAGGGTGCTTGCAAAATGCCAAGCCTTCCGGTGGACTCGCCAGAAATGCTGAGCTTTCTCAGGGACGAACAGCCGGTCGAGTGTGGAACAGAACTTCAGGATTGGGTGAAATGTGAG AAATCTATCTGTAGTATCAAGCCGGAGGTAATCAAGGAGAAGGGAAAGGTTACCTGTGATTACGCGGATATACTGCGGAAAAGCGACTACAAGCTTTCGTTTGGAGAAACGACACGCACAAGCAATAGTTACACGTTGCGGGCGAGTGATTTTGTACGTGCCAAGTGCTGGACCGAAAGCCGAACGGAGCGTTGGCAGGGAGTGCTGATAGGCATCCGGCAGGATGAAACGTTGCGATCACGGCCTAGCTGGAACAAGGAATCCGCCCTAAACGTCCTCATGCTTGGCTTTGATTCGCTCAGCCGAAACGCTTTCCAGCGCAAGCTCCCAAAGGCATACAAGTATCTCACGAAGTACCTTGGTGGGGATGTGCTCCAGGGATACAACATTGTCGGTGATGGGACGCCCCAAGCCCTCATTCCCCTGCTGACCGGGTTCACCGAGCTTGAGTTGCCCGACACCCGCCGGCGAATGAAAAACACCGAGTACGTGAACGTGTATCCGCTGATCTGGAAGGAGTACGAGAAGTATGGCTACGTGACGGCATTCAACGAAGACGTACCAAACATCGGTACCTTCTCCTATCGGTTGAACGGGTTCGATGAGCAACCGACCGATCACTACATGCGCACCTACTATGTCGCTATCGAAGCCTACCTCAGCTACTACAAGCGGTTATGCATCGGGTCGAAACCGCGCCACAAGGTGATGCTGGACTATACGCGCGACTTCATGGAGAGCTACCGCACGGCCATGCCACGGTTCGTTTTCAGTTTTCACGGCGAACTGTCCCACGATTCGATAAATCTGGTAGGGGTTGCCGACACCGACCTCACCAACTGGCTGGTGGATCTGAAAAAATCGGGCATCTTAAACAGCACGATTTTGGTGCTTATGTCCGACCACGGGAATCGGTTCGCCGAAGTACGCAACACGCTGCAGGGCAAGCAAGAGGAACGTCTACCGTTCTTTAGCTTCACGTTTCCCGATTGGTTTAAGGTGCAGTATCGCGACCAGTACGACAACTTCCGTCAAAATCTCGATCGACTCGTTACACCGTTCGATATACACGAGACTCTGCAGGACATACTAA cATTGCAGACCctcaagacaaaacaaaaaccagccGTTACACGTGCCATATCGCTGTTCGATGTGATACCGCAAAATCGGTCCTGTGCCGATGCCTACATCGAGCCACACTGGTGCGCCTGTCTAAACTGGCAAACGATCAACGACACTGCCTCCTCGGAGGAGGTGTTCCGGTCGGCGAAAACCATCGTTGATACGATCAACCATCATACCGAGCGTCATCGGGGCATTTGCACCCTGCTGACGCTCGACGAGATCCGATGGGCTGCGCGATTGCAGCCGCACGAGGGTTTGGTGCGGTTCAAGCAGAACCGCGACACCGACGGTTTTCTCGGTGACTTTTCCTCCGACGCGATCCGCGTCGCACACGACATGTATCAGGTGAAACTAGTCACCAATCCCAGCAAGGCGATCTACGAGGCGAGCGTATTGCACGATCGCTTAAACAACCGGTTCCGGGTGAAGCTAGGGGATATCTCACGCATTAACAAGTACGGAGAGCAGGCCAACTGTATCTACGACCGGGATCCGGAGATGCGCAAATTTTGCTACTGCAAGGATAGCCATTGA
- the LOC131271883 gene encoding ATP synthase subunit O, mitochondrial, with product MAASGKFTVLARQLSTSSVAAQLVKPPVQVFGLEGRYACALYSAASKNKVLDVVEKDLKALQTQLRTDSKVRDLLRDPTTKRSVKATALKDVSDKVKYNAATGNLLQLLAENGRLARLDGIINAFRLIMAAERGEVVCEVKTAKPLDDGQRKQLENALKAFLKPNETIQLTAKVDPALIGGMVVSIGDKYVDMSVASKIKKYTEIIAAPV from the exons ATGGCTGCATCTGGAAAATTTACTGTGCTA GCTCGTCAACTGAGCACCAGCTCGGTCGCCGCTCAGCTGGTCAAGCCCCCGGTGCAGGTGTTTGGCTTGGAGGGTCGCTATGCTTGCGCCCTCTACTCGGCCGCCTCCAAGAACAAGGTGCTCGATGTGGTTGAGAAAGACCTGAAGGCGCTCCAGACCCAGCTGCGAACGGATTCGAAAGTACGCGATCTTCTGCGCGATCCAACGACGAAGCGTAGCGTTAAGGCGACCGCCCTCAAGGATGTGTCGGACAAGGTGAAATACAATGCGGCCACCGGAAATCTGCTGCAGCTGTTGGCCGAAAATGGACGTCTTGCTCGCCTGGACGGTATTATTAATGCGTTCCGACTGATCATGGCCGCCGAACGTGGTGAGGTGGTGTGCGAGGTTAAGACCGCGAAACCGCTGGACGATGGACAACGCAAGCAACTGGAAAACGCTCTCAAG GCATTCCTGAAACCGAACGAAACCATTCAACTCACTGCCAAGGTTGATCCGGCGTTGATTGGTGGTATGGTCGTTTCGATTGGTGACAAGTATGTGGACATGAGCGTTGCCAGCAAAATCAAGAAGTACACCGAGATCATTGCCGCGCCTGTCTAA